A single window of Nocardioides baekrokdamisoli DNA harbors:
- a CDS encoding AAA family ATPase, with the protein MPVLHLLVGSNGAGKTTYVNRVLSASGLPFINADNIAAQLWPEAQAEHAYEAARIAESQRRAMMAAGESFISETVCSHQSKVILVSDASALGYLVVLHVIMLPVDVTVQRVAERVIDGGHAVPETKIRERYERLWDLVAQAAKVADEAHFFDNARASRPYRPCATMVHGSLVGQPEWPRWAPQVLTD; encoded by the coding sequence GTGCCGGTTCTGCACCTACTGGTCGGGTCCAACGGCGCCGGCAAGACCACCTACGTGAACCGCGTGCTGTCCGCCTCTGGGCTCCCGTTCATCAACGCCGACAACATCGCAGCGCAGCTCTGGCCCGAAGCGCAGGCCGAACATGCCTACGAGGCCGCCCGGATCGCGGAATCGCAGCGGCGGGCGATGATGGCCGCAGGGGAGTCGTTCATCTCCGAGACCGTGTGCTCCCACCAGTCCAAAGTCATCCTCGTCTCGGACGCATCGGCGCTGGGTTACCTGGTCGTGCTTCACGTGATCATGCTGCCGGTCGACGTCACCGTACAGCGCGTCGCAGAGAGGGTCATCGACGGCGGCCATGCCGTCCCCGAGACCAAGATCCGCGAACGATACGAGCGCCTGTGGGACCTGGTGGCTCAGGCCGCGAAGGTTGCTGACGAGGCCCACTTCTTCGACAACGCCAGAGCCAGCCGTCCCTACCGGCCCTGCGCCACCATGGTCCACGGGTCGCTCGTGGGGCAGCCTGAGTGGCCACGGTGGGCACCCCAGGTGCTCACCGACTGA
- a CDS encoding TA system antitoxin ParD family protein, with translation MRTTPATRLPADVYEPAAAEAPGASRTVPQQIAHWARIGRELEMSPQVNHRAVQQVLAGNGSYDLLGEREQAVVRGNWAERWAALREGLDLEAEFKAAGRSYSEADEDGNLIIRPAIG, from the coding sequence GTGCGTACAACCCCCGCGACCCGTCTTCCCGCTGACGTCTACGAGCCGGCCGCGGCCGAGGCGCCCGGCGCTTCGCGGACCGTCCCTCAGCAAATTGCGCACTGGGCCCGGATCGGACGCGAACTCGAGATGTCGCCTCAGGTCAACCACCGCGCCGTTCAGCAAGTTCTGGCCGGCAATGGTTCCTACGATTTGCTGGGGGAGCGCGAGCAAGCGGTCGTCCGTGGCAACTGGGCAGAGCGGTGGGCCGCCCTGCGGGAAGGCCTGGATCTTGAGGCCGAGTTCAAGGCGGCCGGCCGCTCGTACTCCGAGGCCGACGAGGATGGCAACCTGATCATCCGCCCGGCCATCGGCTGA
- a CDS encoding sugar transferase, whose protein sequence is MISVAEDAGAAVSVTPSRGTSLLPAVALTIDVVVLTVAMIAAYIGRNTPFFGALRQQHLPEITPIIGISWLILLWGYDLYSRETFEPASDELRRLCEASFISGGLVVVGNYLAHHQLSRAFFMLAYGIGLVGLVLGRLALRTFLHASRSRGHFMKRVVIAGGSDQVDEVAAVFRRESWVGYEVLGALTPTGVGATRGGVRSLGRIDDLVSAVVTSGTDILCIAGGAGVSATALREVMWQLEPYGVQIAVAPTMTDIAADRVRMRPIGGLPLVLMDPARWADSSSGAKRAFDVVVTSLILFAMSPVLAVAAWRIRRFDGGPIMYRQRRIGLGGQPFDCLKFRTMVVGAETMKAALEAEHGSDGMLFKLKDDPRVTKPGAWLRKYSIDELPQLFNVLRGDMSLVGPRPQVDAEVAMYDNGMARRLNVRPGMTGLWQVSGRSDLSYEDARRLDIYYVDNWSLGQDLSILRRTVRAVFAGHGAY, encoded by the coding sequence TTGATCTCGGTAGCAGAGGACGCAGGCGCAGCGGTATCGGTGACGCCGAGCCGCGGGACGTCGCTGCTGCCCGCAGTCGCCCTGACGATCGATGTGGTCGTACTGACGGTGGCGATGATCGCCGCGTACATCGGTCGCAACACACCCTTCTTCGGCGCGCTGCGTCAGCAGCACCTCCCCGAGATCACGCCGATCATCGGGATCTCCTGGCTGATCCTGCTGTGGGGGTACGACCTCTACAGCCGTGAGACCTTCGAGCCCGCCAGCGACGAGCTGCGCCGGCTCTGCGAGGCGAGTTTCATCAGCGGTGGCCTGGTCGTGGTCGGGAACTACCTCGCCCACCACCAGCTCTCCCGCGCCTTCTTCATGCTCGCGTACGGCATCGGGCTGGTCGGCCTCGTCCTGGGCCGTCTGGCGCTCCGTACCTTCTTGCATGCCTCTCGCTCGCGCGGTCATTTCATGAAGCGCGTCGTGATCGCCGGCGGGTCCGATCAGGTGGACGAGGTCGCGGCCGTCTTCCGTCGCGAATCCTGGGTGGGGTACGAGGTGCTCGGCGCATTGACGCCTACCGGTGTGGGCGCGACTCGTGGCGGTGTCCGGTCGTTGGGGCGGATCGATGACCTCGTGTCGGCAGTGGTCACGTCGGGTACGGACATCCTGTGCATCGCGGGCGGCGCGGGTGTGTCGGCGACCGCGCTTCGCGAGGTGATGTGGCAGTTGGAGCCGTACGGCGTCCAGATCGCTGTGGCTCCCACGATGACGGACATCGCCGCCGACCGGGTACGGATGCGGCCGATCGGCGGACTGCCACTGGTCCTGATGGACCCCGCTCGGTGGGCGGACTCCTCCAGCGGAGCGAAGCGTGCCTTCGACGTCGTGGTCACCTCGTTGATCCTCTTTGCCATGTCCCCGGTGTTGGCGGTTGCTGCGTGGCGGATCAGACGCTTCGACGGCGGCCCGATCATGTACCGCCAGCGGCGCATCGGCCTGGGTGGTCAGCCGTTCGACTGTCTGAAGTTCCGCACGATGGTCGTCGGTGCGGAGACGATGAAGGCCGCCCTCGAGGCGGAGCACGGCTCGGACGGCATGCTCTTCAAACTCAAGGACGACCCGCGGGTCACGAAACCCGGCGCATGGCTGCGGAAGTACTCGATCGACGAACTCCCACAGTTGTTCAACGTCCTGCGCGGCGACATGAGCCTGGTCGGCCCACGTCCCCAGGTCGATGCCGAAGTCGCGATGTATGACAACGGAATGGCACGACGGCTCAACGTACGCCCCGGCATGACCGGCCTCTGGCAGGTCTCCGGGCGCTCGGATCTGTCGTACGAGGACGCGCGGCGGCTCGACATCTACTACGTCGACAACTGGTCACTGGGCCAGGATCTGTCGATCTTGCGGCGGACTGTCCGTGCCGTCTTCGCCGGTCACGGCGCTTACTAG
- a CDS encoding glycosyltransferase family 4 protein, whose product MAALPSRRRLVRVFDEARTAHLERLQSGADGAFIYRLRRYDFDAQLAVDVGARRLTRLQTAWALATGGYELVELNEPAAIRNWPSLVLYVTVLRLSSLVRRRRVRVLYYAIENFDVADFLRVRLHLPLWVARRVSALAFRWLIPSGTRIAFGTDQAAALYRAVNARALARAEVTLIPALSAVCDACDLPDERLPRVTFLGAFERRKGLQNLMACWPGVLAAEPDAELAILGKGPLEAVVAEWARSRTEVTLRIDPPRGEVHEVLRHTKVLVLLSERDGGWREQVGLPIVEALSHGCRIVTTTETGIAPWLLEHGHVVLSQPDRQSTTAAVRAALADTEPASSILRQLPAIDGRLHADTWLTRA is encoded by the coding sequence GTGGCGGCCTTGCCTTCACGTCGTAGGTTGGTTCGAGTCTTTGATGAGGCACGCACTGCGCACTTAGAACGCCTACAGTCTGGCGCCGATGGCGCGTTCATCTACAGGCTCCGCAGATATGACTTCGACGCACAGCTTGCCGTAGACGTCGGCGCCCGAAGGCTTACTCGCCTCCAGACGGCCTGGGCTTTGGCAACAGGAGGCTACGAGCTAGTCGAACTCAATGAGCCGGCGGCGATCCGAAACTGGCCGTCCCTCGTGCTGTATGTGACGGTTCTACGCCTCTCGTCCCTCGTGCGTCGCCGCCGAGTTCGGGTGCTCTATTACGCAATCGAGAATTTTGACGTCGCCGACTTCTTGCGCGTCAGGCTCCACCTTCCGCTGTGGGTCGCGCGACGTGTTTCGGCGCTCGCATTCCGGTGGCTCATCCCCTCCGGTACTCGTATCGCATTCGGGACTGATCAGGCCGCCGCGCTCTACCGAGCTGTCAATGCAAGGGCGCTGGCGCGAGCAGAAGTCACACTGATTCCGGCGTTGTCAGCCGTTTGTGATGCATGCGATCTGCCCGACGAGCGGCTCCCGCGTGTGACCTTCCTTGGCGCGTTCGAACGCCGTAAGGGTCTCCAGAACTTGATGGCGTGCTGGCCCGGGGTCTTGGCCGCAGAGCCGGATGCCGAACTGGCCATTCTCGGGAAGGGCCCGCTTGAAGCCGTGGTCGCGGAGTGGGCTCGGAGCCGAACCGAAGTGACGCTCAGAATTGACCCTCCACGAGGCGAAGTTCACGAAGTCTTGCGACACACAAAGGTCCTAGTGCTCTTGTCGGAGCGAGATGGAGGCTGGCGAGAGCAGGTCGGCTTGCCGATCGTGGAGGCTTTGAGCCATGGCTGCCGAATCGTGACGACCACGGAGACAGGCATTGCTCCGTGGCTTCTGGAACACGGGCATGTGGTCTTGAGTCAGCCGGACCGCCAGTCGACGACGGCGGCCGTGCGTGCTGCCTTAGCCGATACGGAACCGGCGTCGAGCATCCTTCGCCAGTTGCCCGCCATTGATGGACGGCTACATGCAGACACCTGGTTGACCCGTGCTTAG
- a CDS encoding glycosyltransferase family protein — protein sequence MREVGAVVVHHRHFPDVLDTVGDILESGVLPEHLVLVDNSEDAGLASDLRRLLPSAVRLVTVPNRGYGAAVNTGTRLLMDLGLRYALVATHEVRFADGALDRLSRTLVERPRAAAVGPILRQGALDGPLWSAGGGFTRILGLPRHYRQSLGGAHVVARDWLDGAAVMYRLDAYGAGMSEAFFMYVEELEFHVRLRAGGWEVLSVPGAVASQTTNGTPAYYQARNLQMFYSRWAGWLRRTFSVPALIVRNVLSNLLRGNGIGPVRDAIRGWREARSTGSDWSAL from the coding sequence ATGCGTGAGGTCGGAGCGGTCGTCGTGCACCATCGGCATTTCCCAGATGTGCTCGACACGGTCGGGGACATCCTGGAGAGTGGTGTGCTTCCCGAACACTTGGTCCTAGTCGACAACAGCGAGGATGCGGGGCTCGCCAGCGACCTGAGGAGACTCCTTCCGTCGGCGGTCCGATTGGTTACCGTTCCTAACCGCGGGTATGGAGCGGCGGTCAACACAGGGACACGTCTATTGATGGACTTGGGCCTTCGGTACGCGCTCGTCGCAACGCATGAGGTCCGTTTTGCCGATGGGGCGCTCGACCGGTTGTCGCGGACTTTGGTGGAGCGGCCGCGCGCTGCCGCAGTTGGGCCGATCCTGCGGCAGGGGGCCTTGGATGGTCCCTTGTGGTCGGCAGGGGGTGGATTCACCCGGATTCTCGGCCTCCCGAGACACTATCGGCAGTCGTTGGGTGGTGCGCACGTCGTCGCGAGGGACTGGTTGGACGGCGCGGCGGTGATGTATCGCCTTGACGCTTATGGCGCCGGGATGAGCGAGGCCTTCTTCATGTATGTCGAGGAACTGGAATTCCACGTCCGTCTTCGCGCTGGAGGGTGGGAGGTGCTGTCGGTGCCCGGAGCGGTTGCCTCGCAGACGACCAACGGAACGCCCGCCTATTACCAGGCGCGCAACCTTCAGATGTTCTATTCCAGGTGGGCTGGTTGGCTGCGCCGAACCTTCAGTGTCCCTGCGCTTATCGTTCGAAACGTTCTCAGCAATCTGCTTCGTGGAAACGGAATCGGTCCTGTGCGCGATGCGATCCGCGGCTGGCGTGAGGCGCGCTCCACGGGCTCCGACTGGAGCGCGCTATGA
- a CDS encoding glycosyltransferase, whose product MRLIEPLVEAPVSVEQIPRVALLTTVYNEAGSIHSFLRSIDAQEFRPSQVVIVDAGSDDGTVEALREWAEVSDLEVQVIVSHGASISRGRNIALAECEASWVAVTDAGNSLDPTWLKELANGTAPDVDVVAGFFEPLPGSFKQSVIGVTITPLLAEIDPKSFLPSSRSVIFRTSILKSVGGYPEWLDYCEDLVLDLMLKKVGARFEFAPGAIARWDARGTFSAYFKQYFRYARGDGKAGLWRRRHAARYTAYAVGAALVALSVAVSVYWLLLLAVLGSIYSRKFAARVFARRGVFGARWMLALALVPVVVAIGDVAKMCGYPIGLAHAKAHRSQWSAYA is encoded by the coding sequence GTGAGGCTGATCGAGCCGTTGGTGGAGGCCCCCGTGTCAGTTGAACAGATCCCGAGGGTTGCCCTGTTGACAACGGTCTACAACGAAGCGGGTTCGATACATTCCTTTCTGCGTTCCATCGATGCGCAGGAGTTTCGCCCTTCACAAGTGGTTATCGTTGACGCAGGCTCAGACGACGGCACCGTCGAGGCGTTGCGCGAGTGGGCCGAGGTTAGCGATCTCGAAGTCCAAGTGATCGTTTCCCACGGGGCTTCGATATCCCGCGGCCGCAACATCGCTCTGGCAGAGTGCGAAGCTTCGTGGGTCGCGGTCACGGACGCCGGGAATTCTCTTGATCCAACGTGGCTCAAGGAACTAGCGAACGGTACTGCGCCAGACGTTGACGTTGTGGCGGGCTTCTTCGAGCCGCTCCCGGGGAGTTTCAAGCAGTCGGTGATCGGGGTAACGATCACTCCGCTGCTTGCTGAGATTGATCCAAAATCATTCCTCCCATCGAGTCGCTCCGTCATCTTCAGGACCTCGATCCTGAAGAGCGTCGGCGGATATCCCGAATGGCTCGACTACTGTGAAGATCTCGTGCTTGATCTCATGCTGAAGAAGGTCGGCGCGCGATTCGAATTTGCTCCGGGAGCCATTGCTCGTTGGGATGCCAGAGGCACGTTTTCGGCGTACTTCAAACAGTATTTTCGGTATGCGCGCGGTGACGGGAAAGCCGGTCTTTGGCGCCGTCGACACGCGGCGCGTTACACGGCTTACGCCGTCGGGGCTGCGCTCGTCGCTCTTTCGGTAGCCGTTTCGGTGTACTGGTTGCTCCTGCTTGCTGTCCTTGGGTCGATCTACAGTCGGAAGTTCGCTGCGAGGGTGTTTGCACGGCGGGGCGTCTTCGGTGCCCGATGGATGCTGGCGCTGGCGCTCGTGCCTGTGGTTGTCGCCATTGGAGACGTTGCCAAGATGTGCGGATATCCGATCGGCTTGGCGCACGCCAAGGCCCACCGCTCGCAGTGGAGCGCCTATGCGTGA
- a CDS encoding glycosyltransferase family 2 protein: MNWADADEPTVSIITVTFNSRAALLEYWSGWDGSAEWIVVDNASTDDSAQVARDLGARVIRLETNLGFSGANNVGARAASGSVLGFVNPDVAIQQPAVRALAERAAGGRRLVAPQLVNVDGSPQENGRGAPYPHRKLAHMFRPSSRANQKYSRVISSGIENVVWVMGAAVFATREVFDEIGGWNEQFFIYYEDSDICLRALNKGIRTEVLGDVKVTHGWSRATVHERSSAIWKIEFSSAVKFYASHPYCLIPIGPRGRTMREADRAVGGGPRVS; encoded by the coding sequence TTGAACTGGGCGGACGCTGACGAGCCGACTGTCAGCATCATTACGGTCACCTTCAACAGCCGCGCCGCACTCCTCGAATACTGGAGCGGTTGGGACGGCAGCGCAGAGTGGATCGTCGTAGACAACGCGTCGACCGACGACTCGGCTCAGGTCGCACGCGACCTTGGTGCTCGGGTGATCAGGCTCGAAACAAACCTCGGATTTTCTGGGGCTAACAATGTTGGGGCGCGCGCTGCTAGCGGGTCAGTATTGGGCTTCGTCAATCCAGACGTCGCGATCCAGCAGCCTGCGGTACGTGCGCTGGCTGAGCGCGCTGCTGGGGGCAGGCGCCTCGTTGCCCCCCAGCTCGTCAACGTTGATGGCTCACCACAGGAGAACGGCCGAGGAGCGCCGTATCCCCACCGCAAGTTGGCCCACATGTTCAGGCCGTCGTCCAGAGCCAACCAAAAGTACAGTCGTGTCATCAGTAGTGGCATCGAAAATGTCGTTTGGGTTATGGGTGCGGCGGTCTTTGCTACGCGCGAAGTGTTCGACGAGATCGGTGGCTGGAACGAGCAGTTCTTCATCTATTACGAGGATTCTGACATTTGCCTGCGAGCGTTGAATAAGGGAATTCGAACCGAGGTGCTCGGCGACGTCAAGGTGACTCACGGCTGGAGCCGGGCCACCGTCCACGAGCGGTCATCCGCGATTTGGAAGATTGAATTCTCGAGTGCCGTCAAATTCTACGCCTCCCATCCCTATTGCTTGATTCCGATCGGGCCCCGGGGGCGGACCATGCGTGAGGCTGATCGAGCCGTTGGTGGAGGCCCCCGTGTCAGTTGA
- a CDS encoding polysaccharide biosynthesis tyrosine autokinase, which produces MELKDYLRLLRRRWISILLIGLLVGGAALGYSLVSTKKYASSVRLFVSAPQGDATAVFQGVQSSLQSSQSFANLVNSLDLAKQVTSSTGIVMEAKTLAGEVKATVVPQTSNLTITVTDPDPRRAQTLAEGYAQALLDQVRVLTTPPGATRAPIKATIFDHASLPTTPASPNTKLNVALGIVVGLLVGYGIAVLRETLDTRIRNTEDLRGVADKPVLGVIAFDSATKDKPLLTDIAAHSPRAEAFRMLRTNLQFLDVDSAHKVFVLTSAVPEEGKTSTSINLALSLAQAGVRTLLIEGDLRRPRAATRLGLDNAVGVTTALVGKVSLEDAIQRHTATGIDFLASGPIPPNPAELLQSQAMADLLETVRNRYEVVLIDAPPLLPVTDAALIAAQADGAILIVRHGKTTRDQVRSSEERLEHVDGKLVGVVLNMAPAKGGGYGYGYGYGYGYSPDASAQD; this is translated from the coding sequence GTGGAACTGAAGGACTATCTGCGGCTGCTGCGTCGGCGCTGGATCTCGATCTTGTTGATCGGCCTGCTGGTGGGCGGCGCTGCCCTCGGATACTCACTGGTCTCGACCAAGAAGTACGCCTCCAGCGTCCGGCTGTTTGTGTCCGCGCCGCAGGGAGACGCCACAGCTGTCTTTCAAGGTGTTCAGTCCTCCTTGCAGAGTTCGCAGTCGTTCGCCAATCTGGTCAACAGCCTCGATCTCGCTAAGCAGGTCACCTCCTCAACCGGCATCGTGATGGAAGCCAAGACGCTCGCAGGCGAGGTCAAAGCCACCGTCGTCCCGCAGACGTCGAATCTCACCATCACTGTCACGGATCCGGATCCCCGCCGCGCGCAGACACTGGCAGAGGGCTATGCCCAGGCGCTGCTTGATCAGGTGCGCGTCCTGACGACCCCGCCCGGCGCCACTCGTGCTCCGATCAAGGCGACAATCTTCGACCACGCGTCTCTTCCAACCACGCCGGCATCGCCAAACACCAAACTCAACGTCGCGCTCGGCATCGTGGTTGGCCTCTTGGTGGGCTACGGCATCGCGGTTCTGCGGGAGACGCTCGACACCCGGATCCGCAACACGGAAGACCTCCGCGGCGTGGCCGACAAGCCAGTTCTTGGCGTGATCGCTTTTGACAGCGCCACGAAGGATAAGCCCTTGCTGACGGACATCGCGGCCCACAGTCCGCGTGCTGAGGCGTTCCGGATGTTGCGGACGAACCTTCAGTTCCTCGACGTCGACAGCGCGCACAAGGTATTCGTGTTGACATCCGCAGTGCCAGAAGAAGGCAAGACCAGCACGTCTATCAATCTCGCCCTCTCCCTCGCTCAGGCGGGGGTGCGCACGCTTCTGATCGAGGGAGACCTGCGGCGGCCTCGCGCAGCGACCCGCCTCGGCCTGGACAACGCGGTCGGGGTGACCACTGCATTGGTCGGGAAAGTGTCGCTCGAGGATGCGATCCAGAGGCACACGGCCACTGGCATCGATTTCCTGGCATCAGGTCCGATTCCCCCGAACCCGGCCGAGCTGTTGCAGTCTCAGGCAATGGCAGACCTCTTGGAGACCGTTCGGAACCGCTACGAAGTAGTGCTCATCGACGCGCCGCCATTGCTTCCGGTAACTGATGCCGCGCTCATCGCCGCTCAAGCTGACGGTGCCATTCTCATCGTCCGGCACGGAAAGACGACCCGTGATCAGGTTCGTTCGTCGGAGGAGCGCCTTGAGCATGTCGACGGCAAATTGGTCGGCGTGGTCCTCAACATGGCGCCCGCCAAGGGCGGCGGCTACGGGTATGGATACGGCTACGGGTACGGCTACTCCCCTGACGCGTCGGCGCAGGACTGA
- a CDS encoding DUF4012 domain-containing protein, producing the protein MKNLTRRQSILAAIGLLVLLVIVWLVWTLIHVASLLSKAADDGQHIKALIAEGKFDQLQGPLEQFRADAKKASDAAHGVTWGVLTHAPFIGADAKGVRTAADVAHRIGDGPVQDLATVAKNLHALTPHNGTLDLAAIRALQPTVVSAEKSMSTACAEIDATNANGFIEPLRSKYLKLQQEIDAACTGLTSADLALKVMPQMLGESGPQNYLLVMQNNAELRASGGLPGALALVTADHGKLTFGKQVLASSLGVRATPVLPLTPLETQLFSTQPGVDMRDANLTPDFSRAADLWRARWQEVEGGNLDGVIAVDPVTLSYIIGATGPVTLPSVTLPIGGRLVTFPQRTLTQANVVDYLEHQVYIDYPDVAQQEVVFAATTDAVFARLTRGGVSAQSLLKALGRAGSEHRLYVESFDQPARGVLQGTPVAGDLQTDIKGRPRVNVLFNDFTGAKMSYYLRYSLDITTTSCNAGRQGMSAHLKIWSTAPADAAKTLPLFITGGGLYGVKPGSQSVQYMIVGPLGGTISNMLVDGAPLTKDPGNTTALPDFSQTGRLGNRPLLSNYLGLGPGQTIDITWTMTSGDGQTGSPVVGMTPSIVPGNAAANVAPAC; encoded by the coding sequence ATGAAGAACTTGACTCGTCGCCAGTCGATTCTGGCCGCCATCGGGCTCCTCGTCCTCCTTGTCATCGTCTGGTTGGTCTGGACGCTGATCCACGTCGCCAGCCTGCTCTCCAAGGCGGCGGACGACGGGCAGCACATCAAGGCGCTGATCGCCGAGGGCAAGTTCGACCAGTTGCAAGGCCCGTTGGAGCAGTTCCGTGCCGACGCCAAGAAGGCGAGCGACGCCGCCCACGGCGTCACCTGGGGCGTGCTGACGCATGCGCCGTTCATCGGCGCCGACGCCAAGGGCGTACGCACTGCCGCTGATGTGGCGCACCGGATCGGCGACGGTCCCGTGCAGGATCTGGCGACCGTTGCCAAGAATCTGCATGCGCTCACTCCGCACAACGGCACGCTTGATCTCGCCGCCATCCGCGCTCTCCAGCCCACAGTGGTGTCGGCGGAGAAGTCGATGAGTACGGCGTGCGCCGAGATCGACGCCACCAACGCGAACGGCTTCATCGAGCCGTTGCGCAGCAAGTACCTCAAGCTCCAGCAGGAGATCGACGCTGCCTGCACGGGCCTCACCTCGGCCGACCTGGCCTTGAAGGTGATGCCGCAGATGCTCGGCGAGAGCGGTCCGCAGAACTACCTGCTGGTGATGCAGAACAACGCGGAGCTCCGTGCGAGCGGAGGCCTGCCCGGCGCGCTGGCGCTGGTCACCGCCGATCACGGCAAGCTCACCTTCGGCAAGCAGGTGCTCGCCAGCAGCCTGGGCGTACGCGCCACACCGGTCCTGCCCCTGACGCCTCTCGAGACCCAGCTGTTCTCGACCCAGCCCGGTGTCGACATGCGCGACGCGAACCTGACTCCCGACTTCTCGCGCGCGGCCGACCTGTGGCGTGCCCGGTGGCAGGAGGTCGAGGGCGGCAACCTTGACGGCGTCATCGCGGTGGATCCGGTGACCTTGAGCTACATCATCGGCGCGACCGGTCCGGTCACGCTTCCGTCGGTCACGCTGCCGATCGGTGGCCGATTGGTCACCTTCCCGCAGCGCACGCTCACCCAGGCGAACGTGGTCGACTACCTGGAGCATCAGGTCTACATCGACTATCCGGATGTCGCGCAGCAGGAAGTGGTCTTCGCGGCGACCACGGACGCCGTCTTCGCACGGCTCACCCGCGGCGGCGTCAGCGCGCAGAGCCTGCTCAAGGCTTTGGGTCGGGCGGGTTCCGAGCACCGTCTGTACGTCGAGAGCTTCGACCAGCCGGCGCGCGGCGTCCTGCAGGGGACCCCGGTCGCCGGGGACCTCCAGACCGACATCAAGGGCCGCCCGCGGGTGAACGTCCTGTTCAACGACTTCACTGGCGCGAAGATGAGCTACTACCTGCGCTACAGCCTCGACATCACGACGACGAGCTGCAATGCCGGCAGGCAGGGGATGAGCGCCCACCTCAAGATCTGGTCGACGGCCCCCGCGGACGCGGCCAAGACCCTGCCGCTGTTCATCACCGGCGGCGGGTTGTACGGCGTGAAGCCGGGCAGTCAGTCGGTCCAGTACATGATCGTCGGCCCGCTCGGCGGCACCATCAGCAACATGCTGGTCGATGGCGCTCCGCTCACCAAGGACCCGGGCAACACCACGGCACTGCCGGACTTCAGCCAGACGGGTCGTCTCGGCAACCGACCGCTGCTGTCCAACTACCTCGGACTCGGTCCTGGGCAGACCATCGACATCACATGGACAATGACGTCTGGTGATGGTCAGACCGGCTCGCCGGTGGTCGGAATGACCCCGAGCATCGTCCCCGGCAACGCGGCCGCCAACGTCGCGCCTGCCTGCTAG
- a CDS encoding DUF1416 domain-containing protein, which produces MCGATEGGLSLNGINTEIEAIIQGQVTRAGEPVPNAYVRLLDKSGEFTAEVPTSASGHFRFFAGDGQWTLRTLAPKAEPVDRQVVAAVGSIAEVQISVG; this is translated from the coding sequence ATGTGCGGCGCAACTGAGGGCGGTCTGTCGCTCAACGGCATCAACACCGAGATCGAGGCCATCATCCAGGGTCAGGTGACCCGCGCTGGTGAGCCGGTTCCGAACGCGTACGTACGCCTGCTCGACAAGTCGGGCGAGTTCACGGCCGAGGTCCCGACCTCGGCGAGCGGTCACTTCCGCTTCTTCGCGGGAGATGGCCAGTGGACGCTGCGTACGCTCGCGCCGAAGGCTGAGCCGGTCGACCGCCAGGTCGTCGCAGCTGTCGGTTCGATCGCTGAGGTCCAGATCAGCGTCGGCTGA
- a CDS encoding sulfurtransferase yields the protein MSRESALVSADWVEENLTNPKVVLIEVDEDTTAYDKSHITGAIKLDWTTDLQDQVRRDFVNKQQFEALLSSRGVANDDTVVLYGGNNNWFAAYAYWYFTLYGHADVKLLDGGRKKWELDSRELTQEIPTRAATTYTAQEQDKSIRAFREEVVASIGVQNLVDVRSPDEYAGRLLAPAHLPQEQSQRAGHIPTSVNVPWSKNANDDGTFKSDADLEALYAEVGFDQTKDTIALCRIGERSSLTWFVLQELLGKKNVKNYDGSWTEYGSLVGVPIALGDEPGSADA from the coding sequence ATGAGCCGCGAATCCGCACTCGTCTCCGCCGACTGGGTGGAGGAGAACCTCACCAACCCGAAGGTCGTCCTCATCGAGGTCGACGAGGACACCACTGCGTACGACAAGTCGCACATCACCGGTGCGATCAAGCTCGACTGGACCACCGACCTGCAGGACCAGGTCCGTCGTGACTTCGTCAACAAGCAGCAGTTCGAGGCGCTCCTGAGCAGCCGTGGCGTCGCCAACGACGACACCGTGGTGCTCTACGGCGGCAACAACAACTGGTTCGCCGCGTACGCGTACTGGTACTTCACGCTCTACGGCCACGCGGACGTCAAGCTGCTCGACGGCGGTCGCAAGAAGTGGGAGCTGGACAGCCGCGAGCTGACCCAGGAGATCCCGACCCGCGCCGCGACCACCTACACGGCGCAGGAGCAGGACAAGTCCATCCGCGCGTTCCGCGAGGAGGTCGTCGCCTCGATCGGCGTCCAGAACCTCGTCGACGTGCGTTCGCCTGACGAGTACGCGGGCCGCCTGCTCGCCCCGGCTCACCTGCCGCAGGAGCAGTCGCAGCGCGCCGGCCACATCCCGACGTCGGTGAACGTCCCGTGGAGCAAGAACGCCAACGACGACGGCACGTTCAAGTCGGACGCCGACCTGGAGGCGCTGTACGCCGAGGTCGGTTTCGACCAGACCAAGGACACCATCGCGCTGTGCCGCATCGGTGAGCGCTCCTCGCTCACCTGGTTCGTCCTGCAGGAGCTGCTCGGCAAGAAGAACGTGAAGAATTACGACGGCTCGTGGACCGAGTACGGCTCCCTCGTCGGTGTTCCGATCGCGCTGGGCGACGAGCCGGGTTCGGCTGACGCCTGA